A single genomic interval of Vanessa atalanta chromosome 12, ilVanAtal1.2, whole genome shotgun sequence harbors:
- the LOC125067688 gene encoding COMM domain-containing protein 10-like: protein MECNWLKTSPSLRKGIDLINQLEETKFEQFLRRIVVKLKNQDTEIFTEEERRKLEKIFKVNDEQLLLAIKSILYIFKRILKFIFMPVNLKADLSNIGFNDEKVNFFIKIWSSETKLTLNDLTSTSLNKYEDNPDLQWKLNTELSSEYHKKCKVPKAYLSFFGECDVTEVELTHQELNSIFLQVESIQNELDNLM, encoded by the exons ATGGAGTGTAATTGGCTGAAAACTTCTCcaag tttgagGAAaggtattgatttaattaatcagTTGGAAGAGACAAAATTTGAACAGTTTCTTAGAAGAATcgtagtcaaattaaaaaatcaagacACAGAAATTTTCACAGAAGAGGAAAGAAGAAAACTtgaaaagatatttaaagtGAACGATGAACAATTACTCTTAGCAATTAAATCtatactttacatttttaaaagaattctCAAATTCATCTTCATGCCTGTGAACTTAAAAGCTGATTTGTCGAATATTGGTTTCAATGATGAAAaggttaacttttttattaagatttggTCTTCGGAAACAAAGTTAACGCTAAATGACTTGACATCCACTTCgctaaataaatatgaagataACCCAGATTTGCAGTGGAAGCTAAATACAGAATTAAGTTCAGagtatcataaaaaatgtaaagtacCTAAAGCCTATCTATCTTTTTTTGGTGAATGTGATGTTACTGAAGTAGAATTAACACATcaagaattaaattcaatttttttacaagTTGAGTCTATTCAAAATGAACTAGATAATCTtatgtaa
- the LOC125067665 gene encoding isoleucine--tRNA ligase, cytoplasmic, with translation MSLKVDRVPENIDFPKEEEKVLNFWKQIDAFHTCLNQSKNKPRYSFYDGPPFATGLPHYGHILAGTIKDVVTRYAHQKGFHVERRFGWDCHGLPVEFEIDKTLGIKGPEDVEKMGIDKYNAECRKIVMKYANEWEIIMTRVGRWIDFKNDYKTLYPWFMESVWWVFKELFNKGLVYQGVKVMPYSTTCSTPLSNFEAGQNYKDVVDPAVVISFPTQEGFSLLAWTTTPWTLPSNLALCVNPKLTYLKIKEKSTDNYYVLQENRFPVIFKNIDDFEIIDKFLGEKLRGLKYTPLFNYFVEKCPNAFQVLTDGYVTDDSGTGIVHQAPYFGEDDFRVCLAAGIITRDQDIICPVDASGRFIEPVNDFLGQHVKDADKNIIANLKACKRLIQSGQIKHSYPYCWRSDTPLIYKAVPSWFIRVEQMSQDLLKSSEATYWVPDYVKEKRFGNWLKDARDWAVSRNRYWGTPIPLWISSDKQEVICIGSIAELSALTGKEITDIHRESIDHLEIPSARPGHPPLKRVTEVFDCWFESGSMPYGQNHYPFENKKEFDEIFPANFIAEGIDQTRGWFYTLIVLSTALFNKPPFKNLIANGLILAADGQKMSKKKKNYPDPLEVVTKYGADALRLYLINSPVVKAENLRFKEEGVKDVIKDVFLPWYNAFRFLMQNVERIVQEDKINYKYNENVIRENVMDKWITSFTQSLINFVTKEMSAYRLYTVVPRLTKFIDHLTNWYVRMNRKRLKGENGLKDCQVALDTLFGVLFDMVRVMAPFTPFLTEVMYKTLRQLLVGSSLESVHYNMIPEPRLDLVDTNIERAVQRMQAVIELGRVLRDRKTIPIKYPLPEMIIIHQDQTYLDDIKSLLTYVVEEMNVKKVELTSNKEKYGITLRVEPDYKILGAKLKGDFKAVTQALKDLNNSDCEKLIANGFVELNGQHIDVSEVRVIFQAKGSDQYEAHSDNDVLILLNVTPDQEMLDEGFSREIINRVQKLRKKAHLVPTDEVDVYFEVNKTSDILRIINSHREFIENTVRAPLKCMEELLPSKPLIIQETQELKGSQLKLIITWRKDIEMPVNPWANIILHGIKPRFGVTSNNGSIILKGKDDKYLSLDSLCQEVEILFGIYGMKYMLWCDGAEVKNTSDLNGKTIVVSPSKPIDLSITSQNNPFCKFVNIANGKKTATFFIENPVGKITLNKEQAVNFVAEYLEINPTDVDTKLFK, from the exons ATGTCGCTAAAAGTAGATAGGGTACCGGAAAACATAGATTTTCCTAAAGAAGAGGAAAAGGTGTTAAATTTTTGGAAACAAATCGATGCTTTCCACACTTGtctaaatcaatcaaaaaacaAACCCAG GTACTCTTTTTATGATGGACCTCCTTTTGCAACGGGGCTACCGCATTATGGACATATTCTCGCAGGAACAATCAAAGATGTAGTCACTAGATATGCTCATCAGAAG GGTTTTCATGTAGAAAGGCGTTTTGGCTGGGATTGTCATGGCTTACCtgttgaatttgaaattgataaaacTTTAGGTATAAAAGGACCTGAAGATGTTGAGAAGATGggtattgataaatataatgcaGAATGTCGAAAGATCGTAATGAAATATGCCAATGAATGGGAGATAATTATGACTCGTGTGGGTCGATGGatag actttaaaaatgattataagacCCTGTATCCTTGGTTTATGGAATCTGTGTGGTGGGTATTTAAAGAACTTTTTAATAAGGGTCTGGTTTATCAGGGTGTAAAAGTAATGCCATATTCCACAACTTGCTCTACACCATTATCTAATTTTGAAGCTGGACAAAACTATAAGGATGTTGTAGATCCAGCAGTTGTTATTTCTTTTCCTACCCAAGAAGGTTTTTCTTTACTTGCGTGGACTACTACACCTTGGACACTCCCCAGCAACTTAGCACTCTGTGTTAATCCCAAACTTACCTATCTCAAAATAAAGGAAAAGTCAACAGATAATTATTATGTCTTACAAGAGAACCGATTTCcagttatattcaaaaatattgatgACTTTGAAATCATTGATAAATTTTTAGGGGAAAAGTTGAGAGGCTTAAAGTATACaccactttttaattattttgtggaAAAGTGTCCTAATGCATTTCAGGTACTTACTGATGGATATGTTACTGATGATTCAGGTACAGGTATTGTACACCAGGCTCCATATTTTGGTGAAGATGATTTTCGAGTTTGCTTAGCTGCAGGTATCATAACAAGAGATCAAGACATTATCTGCCCTGTTGATGCTAGTGGAAGGTTTATAGAACCAGTAAATGATTTTCTTGGTCAACATGTCAAGGATGCTGATAAAAATATCATAGCAAATCTGAAAGCATGTAAAAGACTGATTCAATCTGGACAGATAAAACACAGTTATCCATACTGTTGGCGCTCGGACACTCCTCTTATCTATAAAGCTGTGCCATCGTGGTTTATACGAGTGGAACAAATGAGTCAGGATCTTTTAAAATCTAGTGAAGCTACATATTGGGTACCTGActatgtaaaagaaaaaagattTGGTAATTGGTTGAAAGATGCTAGAGATTGGGCTGTGAGTAGGAACAGATATTGGGGGACCCCTATTCCACTTTGGATTTCTAGTGATAAGCAAGAAGTTATATGCATAGGTAGCATTGCAGAACTTAGTGCTTTAACTGGTAAAGAGATTACAGATATACATAGAGAAAGCATCGATCATCTAGAAATACCATCTGCAAGACCTGGGCATCCACCATTGAAAAGAGTGACTGAAGTATTTGATTGTTGGTTCGAATCAGGATCTATGCCATATGGTCAAAATCACTAcccatttgaaaataaaaaagaatttgaTGAGATCTTTCCTGCTAACTTTATTGCTGAAGGTATAGACCAAACCAGAGGTTGGTTTTACACATTGATTGTCCTATCAACAGCACTATTTAATAAACCTcctttcaaaaatttaattgcaaatGGATTGATTTTGGCAGCTGATGGTcaaaaaatgtctaaaaaaaagaaaaattacccTGATCCTTTAGAAGTAGTTACTAAATATGGAGCTGATGCATTAAGACTCTACCTTATTAATTCTCCAGTAGTTAAAGCTGAAAATCTTCGTTTCAAGGAAGAAGGAGTTAAAGATGTTATTAAGGATGTTTTCTTGCCTTGGTACAATGCTTTTAGATTCTTAATGCAAAATGTTGAGAGAATTGTTCAAGAAGacaaaataaactacaaatacaatgaaaatgtaattaGAGAAAATGTGATGGACAAATGGATTACTTCCTTTACACAATcgcttattaattttgtaaccaAAGAAATGTCAGCATATAGACTGTATACTGTTGTACCAAGATTGACTAAATTTATTGACCATCTTACAAACTGGTATGTGAGAATGAACAGAAAAAGGCTAAAAGGAGAAAATGGACTTAAGGATTGCCAAGTAGCATTAGATACCCTATTTGGCGTTCTTTTCGATATGGTAAGGGTTATGGCACCCTTTACTCCATTTTTGACTGAAGTGATGTACAAAACTCTGCGTCAACTTTTGGTTGGAAGTTCTTTGGAAAGTgtacattataatatgataCCAGAACCGAGACTAGATTTGGTTGATACAAATATTGAAAGAGCTGTTCAAAGGATGCAAGCTGTAATTGAACTCGGTAGAGTTTTAAGAGATAGGAAAACCATCCCTATAAAGTATCCTCTTCCAGAAATGATAATTATTCATCAAGACCAAACTTATTTAGATGATATAAAATCATTGCTCACTTATGTTGTAGAAGAAATGAATGTAAAGAAAGTTGAATTAACTAGCAATAAAGAGAAATATGGCATAACATTAAGGGTTGAACCAGACTATAAGATCCTTGGAGCTAAATTAAAAGGTGATTTCAAAGCTGTAACACAAGCATTAAAAGATCTGAATAATAGTGACTGTGAAAAGCTAATCGCCAATGGATTTGTTGAACTAAATGGACAGCATATTGATGTTTCAGAAGTTAGAGTAATTTTCCAGGCTAAAGGCAGTGATCAATATGAAGCACATAGTGACaatgatgttttaattttgctCAATGTTACACCTGACCAAGAAATGCTGGATGAAGGATTTTCTAgggaaataataaatagagtGCAGAAACTTAGAAAAAAAGCGCATTTGGTACCAACTGATGAGGTTGATGTTTactttgaagtaaataaaactagTGACATATTACGTATCATAAATTCACACCgtgaatttattgaaaatactgTAAGAGCACCTTTAAAATGTATGGAAGAACTTTTGCCATCTAAACCTCTCATTATTCAAGAAACACAGGAATTAAAAGGTTCCCAGCTAAAATTGATAATTACTTGGAGAAAAGATATAGAAATGCCAGTTAACCCTTGGGCGAACATAATTTTACATGGCATCAAACCACGTTTTGGAGTCACATCAAACAATGGTAGCATCATTCTAAAAGGAAAAGATGACAAATATCTGTCATTAGATAGTTTGTGCCAAGAAGTTGAAATTTTGTTTGGAATTTATGGAATGAAATACATGTTATGGTGTGATGGTGCTGAAGTAAAAAATACAAGCGATCTTAATGGTAAAACCATTGTTGTATCACCTTCAAAACCGATCGACTTATCGATTACTTCACAAAATAATCCATTTTGTAAGTTTGTAAACATAGCTAATGGTAAAAAAACTGCTACATTTTTCATAGAAAACCCTGTTGGAAAAATAACTCTTAATAAAGAACAAGCAGTAAACTTTGTTGCAGAGTATTTGGAAATTAATCCAACTGACgttgatacaaaattatttaaataa